Proteins from a genomic interval of Hornefia porci:
- the pepF gene encoding oligoendopeptidase F: protein MGNKKLRTREEIAPEHKWNLEAMYASEEEWNKDIDAALSGAGGYDRFRGHLGDSPATLADALEESDRIGQTLEKAFVYARMKLDEDNRDSRQQAMLDKAMQTISRVSAALSFVTPEIISIPEDRILQFMKKEPRLKVYDHLLRSTLRQKEHVLSTEEENLMAQLGEVLGSSNSLFTMLNDADLKFGSIHDENGEETELTHGNYINFMRSYSRDVRKEAYTACYETYRALINTLASNYSTNVKTDAIVSRIRRYSSSRASALSDGNIPEAVYDNLVEAVNDALPALHDYIRIRRDLLGVDELKMYDVYVPLIQLPEKNIPFEEAVRIAGEGLAPLGEDYLRQFRKGIDDRWIDRYENQGKTSGAYSFGSYDSAPYVLMNYDNRLEDVFTLVHEMGHSMNSFYTRQTQPYVYGDHSIFTAEVASTVNESLLMRHLLNTAEDPQMRAYVLNMYIEAFRTTLFRQTMFAEFEHSAHRYVEEGGSLTPEWLNRTYDELNTRYFGPALEHDDLIQYEWARIPHFYRSYYVYQYATGYSAATAISAMLLEQGEPARDAYLRFLACGTNDDPVELLKIAGVDMESKEPVAMAMDTFRALVDDLKGLTEQR, encoded by the coding sequence ATGGGAAACAAAAAATTACGAACCCGTGAGGAAATCGCTCCGGAACATAAATGGAACCTGGAGGCCATGTACGCCTCTGAAGAGGAGTGGAACAAGGATATCGACGCCGCGCTTTCCGGCGCCGGCGGCTACGACCGGTTCCGGGGACATCTGGGAGATTCCCCGGCGACCCTGGCGGACGCGCTGGAGGAAAGCGACCGAATCGGACAGACACTGGAAAAAGCCTTTGTCTACGCGAGGATGAAGCTGGACGAGGACAACCGCGATTCCCGGCAGCAGGCCATGCTGGACAAGGCCATGCAGACTATCTCCCGCGTCTCAGCCGCCCTGAGCTTTGTGACCCCGGAAATCATCTCCATTCCGGAAGACCGTATCCTTCAGTTTATGAAGAAGGAGCCCCGCCTCAAAGTATATGACCATCTGCTCCGCAGTACCCTGCGCCAGAAGGAGCATGTCCTCTCAACAGAGGAGGAAAATCTGATGGCACAGCTCGGAGAGGTTCTGGGATCCTCGAACAGCCTCTTCACCATGCTGAACGACGCCGACCTGAAATTCGGCTCAATTCACGACGAAAACGGCGAAGAAACTGAACTGACCCACGGAAACTATATCAACTTCATGCGCTCCTACAGCCGGGACGTCCGGAAAGAAGCATACACTGCATGCTACGAGACTTACAGAGCCCTGATCAACACTCTGGCGTCCAATTACAGCACTAATGTGAAGACTGACGCCATCGTCAGCCGGATTCGCCGTTACAGTTCCTCCCGGGCCTCCGCCCTGTCCGACGGAAACATTCCCGAAGCTGTCTATGACAATCTTGTGGAAGCGGTCAACGATGCGCTTCCCGCCCTCCATGACTACATCCGGATCCGCCGGGATCTTCTGGGCGTCGACGAACTGAAAATGTATGACGTCTATGTTCCGCTGATTCAGCTGCCGGAAAAGAATATTCCCTTTGAGGAGGCCGTCCGCATTGCCGGGGAGGGTCTTGCTCCTCTGGGCGAAGATTATCTGCGCCAGTTCCGGAAGGGAATTGACGACCGCTGGATCGACCGCTACGAAAACCAGGGGAAGACCTCCGGCGCATACAGCTTCGGCTCCTACGACTCTGCGCCCTATGTGCTGATGAACTACGACAACCGGCTGGAGGACGTGTTCACGCTGGTTCACGAGATGGGACATTCCATGAATTCCTTCTATACCCGGCAGACCCAGCCGTATGTCTACGGCGATCACTCGATTTTTACCGCCGAGGTCGCTTCCACCGTGAACGAGTCCCTGCTGATGCGTCACCTGCTGAATACTGCGGAGGATCCGCAGATGCGCGCCTATGTGCTGAACATGTATATTGAAGCCTTCCGCACGACTCTGTTCCGCCAGACCATGTTCGCGGAGTTCGAGCACAGTGCGCACCGCTATGTTGAGGAGGGCGGCAGTCTGACGCCGGAATGGCTGAACCGGACGTATGACGAGCTGAACACGCGGTACTTCGGACCGGCGCTGGAGCACGATGACCTCATTCAGTACGAATGGGCCAGAATCCCCCACTTCTACCGCAGCTACTACGTCTACCAGTACGCCACCGGCTATTCCGCCGCAACGGCGATCTCCGCGATGCTTCTGGAGCAGGGCGAGCCGGCCCGCGACGCCTATCTGCGTTTCCTGGCCTGCGGTACAAATGACGATCCGGTAGAGCTTCTGAAAATCGCCGGCGTGGATATGGAGAGCAAGGAGCCTGTCGCGATGGCGATGGACACCTTCCGCGCGCTGGTGGACGACCTGAAAGGACTGACGGAACAGCGATGA
- a CDS encoding NAD(+)/NADH kinase, with protein sequence MNKKIFVFSNQTPSSLAAGRALCGKLDNSGYTVTRTYSEDAELMVCIGGDGTFLEAIHKYHFPTIPIIGINTGHLGFFQEIMPDQLDDFIFNYSQGNYTLQPLSTVRLRITCGDQTYEHIGLNEVSIKGINSYNVHLNLSIGGSFIERFSGDGLVVATPAGSTAYNYSLGGSIVDPRLNLLQITPIAPMNTTAYRAFTSSILLPSDLSLGLIPDMSSDTAIAICRDGYTTEYSDVREMTVDYSDIKVNLIRFEGYDFWTKVKSKFL encoded by the coding sequence ATGAACAAAAAGATTTTCGTATTCTCCAATCAGACGCCCTCCTCCCTCGCGGCGGGAAGGGCTCTGTGCGGAAAGCTGGACAACTCCGGGTACACCGTTACCCGGACATATTCGGAAGACGCGGAGCTCATGGTCTGCATCGGCGGCGACGGCACATTTCTGGAAGCGATCCACAAATATCATTTCCCCACGATTCCGATCATCGGCATCAACACCGGGCATCTGGGGTTTTTCCAGGAGATCATGCCGGACCAGCTTGACGACTTCATTTTCAACTATTCTCAGGGAAACTACACGCTGCAGCCCCTCTCTACAGTGCGGCTGCGCATCACCTGCGGCGATCAGACCTATGAGCACATCGGGCTCAACGAGGTCAGCATCAAGGGAATCAACAGCTACAACGTCCACCTGAACCTTTCAATCGGCGGAAGCTTCATTGAACGGTTCAGCGGCGACGGACTGGTGGTGGCAACTCCGGCCGGAAGCACCGCATATAACTATTCCCTGGGCGGCAGCATCGTGGATCCCCGGCTGAATCTTCTGCAGATCACTCCCATCGCACCGATGAACACCACGGCGTACCGGGCGTTCACCTCCAGCATCCTGCTGCCCTCGGACCTGTCCCTGGGACTGATTCCCGATATGAGCAGCGATACCGCCATCGCCATCTGCAGAGACGGCTACACCACCGAATACAGCGATGTGCGTGAGATGACGGTCGATTACTCTGATATCAAGGTGAACCTGATCCGTTTTGAAGGTTACGACTTCTGGACCAAGGTCAAGAGCAAATTTCTATAG
- the bsh gene encoding choloylglycine hydrolase, producing the protein MCTAATYTTKDHYFGRNLDLEFSYHETVTVTPRRKVLPMRHTDALKEHYAMIGMAFVVEDYPLYYDATNEKGLSMAGLNFPGNAHYNAPADGRRNLASFELIPWILGQCATVEQARILLAEVNLTDTAFSPQLPPSPLHWLIADQNESIVFEQTENGTRIFDNPVGVMTNNPTFDYHMLHLQDYMNASARLPENRLAPGVGMEPYSRGMGGFGIPGDLSSASRFVKVAFTKMNSLSGDSEEESVSQFFKILGSVEQQKGCCRLGTDEDGNLLCEYTIYSSCCNMDRGIYYYTTYENSGISCVDMNREDLDGDRLAVYELQKEPRICRQN; encoded by the coding sequence ATGTGTACCGCAGCAACTTATACGACAAAGGATCATTACTTCGGCAGAAACCTGGATCTTGAATTCTCCTATCACGAAACCGTGACGGTAACCCCGCGCCGGAAGGTTCTCCCGATGCGCCACACCGATGCTCTGAAGGAGCATTACGCGATGATCGGCATGGCCTTTGTGGTCGAGGATTACCCTCTCTACTATGACGCCACAAACGAAAAGGGGCTGTCCATGGCCGGCCTGAATTTCCCGGGAAATGCGCACTACAACGCACCGGCGGACGGGCGGCGGAACCTCGCGTCCTTCGAGCTGATCCCCTGGATTCTCGGACAGTGTGCCACCGTCGAACAGGCCCGGATTCTTCTGGCAGAGGTTAACCTGACCGACACCGCGTTCAGCCCGCAGCTGCCGCCGTCACCCCTGCACTGGCTCATTGCGGACCAGAACGAATCCATCGTGTTCGAGCAGACGGAAAACGGGACCCGGATATTTGACAATCCTGTAGGCGTAATGACCAACAACCCCACCTTCGATTACCACATGCTTCACCTGCAGGATTACATGAACGCCTCTGCCCGGCTCCCGGAAAACCGGCTCGCACCCGGCGTCGGAATGGAGCCGTACAGCAGAGGCATGGGAGGCTTCGGCATTCCCGGCGATCTGTCCTCCGCCTCTCGTTTTGTCAAGGTCGCTTTCACAAAGATGAATTCTCTCTCCGGCGACAGCGAGGAGGAAAGCGTCAGCCAGTTTTTCAAGATCCTCGGTTCTGTGGAGCAGCAGAAGGGCTGCTGCAGGCTGGGGACAGATGAGGACGGAAATCTGCTGTGCGAGTACACCATCTATTCCTCCTGCTGCAATATGGATCGGGGAATCTATTACTATACGACCTACGAGAACAGCGGAATTTCCTGCGTGGACATGAACCGCGAGGATCTGGACGGCGATCGTCTGGCAGTCTACGAGCTGCAGAAGGAGCCCCGGATCTGCCGGCAGAACTGA
- a CDS encoding alanine:cation symporter family protein yields the protein MSGTTEKKLNFVSVAAMYVGVIMGAGFASGRETWQFFGIFGDKAFYGVIIAAAGFAAIAYMIGYLAVRLNTRDMGRIVCFIDNRYLSEGFGYFMAVFLFTTIISMTAAGGSFLYQQFGVHRAIGGGIIAILVAATILGDFDRISRLFRYIVPVLFVVVIVCCALVIFSDMKQSGATGGFKPSRMAPDWLIAAPLYVAYNMMGMIPMGATASLNAKSRGHALWGSLFGGLLLGMMILVLVLALQKDMAFSASLDLPMLGYSVRLSPVINILYGSVLYVSIYSAATSVFYGFTTKLPEGPHRSRIILVSILIGYLLGLVGFRNLVAYMYPIEGYFGLVVIFMITVNFFKVLLGGKKTGKKGVHEQYD from the coding sequence GTGTCGGGAACTACAGAGAAGAAACTGAACTTTGTCAGCGTGGCGGCGATGTATGTGGGGGTCATTATGGGCGCGGGCTTTGCGTCCGGGCGGGAGACCTGGCAGTTCTTCGGGATTTTCGGGGACAAAGCCTTTTACGGCGTGATAATCGCGGCGGCGGGCTTTGCTGCTATTGCCTATATGATCGGATACCTGGCGGTCCGCCTCAATACGAGAGATATGGGCAGGATCGTCTGCTTTATTGATAACCGGTACCTTTCCGAGGGGTTCGGTTATTTTATGGCGGTTTTTCTGTTTACGACGATTATCTCCATGACGGCGGCGGGAGGATCCTTTCTGTATCAGCAGTTCGGCGTTCACCGGGCGATCGGCGGAGGGATCATCGCGATTCTGGTGGCGGCTACGATCCTGGGAGACTTCGATCGGATCTCCCGGCTGTTCCGGTATATCGTGCCGGTGCTGTTTGTGGTGGTCATCGTATGCTGCGCCCTTGTGATTTTTTCGGATATGAAGCAGAGCGGAGCGACCGGAGGCTTTAAACCCAGCAGAATGGCGCCTGACTGGCTGATTGCCGCGCCCCTCTATGTCGCGTACAACATGATGGGGATGATTCCGATGGGGGCGACGGCGTCGCTGAACGCCAAAAGCCGGGGGCATGCTCTGTGGGGCTCGCTGTTCGGCGGGCTTCTGCTCGGGATGATGATTCTGGTGCTGGTGCTTGCGCTGCAGAAGGATATGGCTTTTTCCGCCAGTCTGGATCTGCCGATGCTGGGATATTCTGTACGGCTTTCGCCGGTTATCAATATTCTGTACGGAAGCGTTCTGTACGTTTCCATCTATTCCGCGGCGACCAGTGTGTTCTACGGCTTCACGACCAAGCTGCCGGAGGGGCCGCACCGGAGCAGAATTATTCTGGTTTCAATCCTGATCGGATATCTGCTGGGGCTGGTGGGCTTCCGGAACCTTGTCGCATACATGTACCCCATCGAAGGGTATTTCGGACTGGTGGTCATCTTCATGATCACGGTGAACTTTTTCAAAGTATTGCTTGGAGGGAAAAAGACAGGAAAGAAGGGCGTTCATGAACAATACGATTGA
- the murI gene encoding glutamate racemase, with translation MDNRPIGFFDSGIGGLTSIPYIMRRLPEERIIFFGDTARTPYGSKSNETIRQFTMQIGDFLARKDVKMMVIACNTISSTCIGDLQRAYPEIPVIGVIAPTAHVVARDCSPSDHIGILATRATVRSGAYVEKIREKNPQMRHLYSKACPAFVPLIEEGIIENEIMDLTIRYYLDDFMEEHQIDTLVLGCTHYPLIAGRLQRIYPGVRIVSSSQEAATAVSIELEKRDMLAGQRQGENVFYASDLSENFVNMIQLILGRDQEDLNIRFKNLDL, from the coding sequence ATGGATAACAGACCGATCGGCTTCTTTGACTCGGGAATCGGAGGGCTGACAAGCATACCGTATATCATGAGGAGGCTTCCGGAAGAACGTATTATTTTTTTTGGTGATACGGCGCGGACTCCGTATGGATCCAAGTCGAATGAAACCATTCGCCAGTTTACGATGCAGATCGGGGATTTTCTTGCCCGGAAGGACGTGAAGATGATGGTCATCGCCTGTAACACCATCAGCTCCACCTGTATAGGGGATCTTCAGAGAGCTTATCCGGAGATTCCGGTGATCGGTGTTATCGCGCCCACTGCCCATGTGGTTGCGCGGGACTGCAGTCCTTCGGATCATATCGGGATTCTGGCGACCCGGGCGACCGTGCGCAGCGGCGCTTATGTGGAGAAGATCCGGGAGAAGAATCCGCAGATGCGTCATCTGTACTCAAAGGCCTGTCCTGCCTTTGTCCCTCTGATTGAAGAGGGGATTATTGAAAATGAGATTATGGATCTGACGATCCGTTATTATCTGGACGATTTTATGGAGGAGCATCAGATCGACACGCTGGTGCTGGGCTGCACGCATTATCCGCTGATCGCGGGCCGTCTGCAGCGGATTTACCCGGGGGTGCGTATCGTCAGCTCCTCACAGGAGGCGGCGACCGCGGTCTCCATCGAACTGGAGAAACGGGACATGCTTGCCGGTCAGCGGCAGGGAGAAAATGTGTTCTACGCAAGCGACCTTTCCGAGAACTTCGTGAATATGATCCAGCTGATTCTGGGCAGAGATCAGGAGGATCTGAATATCCGTTTCAAGAACCTGGACCTTTGA
- a CDS encoding RluA family pseudouridine synthase: MREYTFVVSKEDEGVGIRRMLRRNFHFSSRLLTRLRAQKSVYLNGQVLEGWMKPKEGDVIRAVLPEEASHFPEEDIPIEVLHEDEDLLILNKQAGVTVHPTKGHASHTIANGLMKYMRETDQQFKIRFVNRLDMDTSGILIVGKNSHAQDDLVRQMHGGGMEKSYIALVHGIIEQEEFTIDRPIGRPTPDSVTRCVLPEGQGRPSVTRVRVLERYDSGYTQVLLRLETGRTHQIRVHMSWLGHPVAGDSLYGGDAPELIERQALHAWRIRFLHPVSRQPAEVTAPLPGDMTRAIEKARRIR; the protein is encoded by the coding sequence ATGCGCGAATATACCTTTGTTGTCAGCAAGGAAGACGAAGGCGTCGGCATCCGCCGGATGCTCCGCAGAAATTTCCATTTCTCCTCCCGCCTCCTGACCCGGCTCCGGGCGCAGAAAAGCGTCTATCTGAACGGTCAGGTGCTGGAGGGCTGGATGAAGCCGAAGGAGGGCGACGTCATCCGGGCCGTTCTGCCTGAGGAAGCCAGCCATTTTCCGGAGGAGGACATCCCCATCGAGGTGCTTCACGAGGACGAGGATCTGCTGATTCTGAACAAGCAGGCGGGCGTCACCGTCCATCCTACAAAGGGTCACGCCTCACACACCATCGCCAACGGGCTGATGAAATATATGCGGGAAACGGATCAGCAGTTCAAGATCCGTTTCGTGAACCGGCTGGACATGGACACCTCCGGCATCCTGATTGTCGGGAAAAACTCCCATGCGCAGGACGACCTTGTCCGGCAGATGCACGGCGGTGGAATGGAGAAATCCTATATCGCCCTGGTTCACGGCATCATCGAGCAGGAGGAATTCACCATCGACCGCCCCATCGGCAGACCGACGCCGGACAGCGTGACCCGCTGCGTCCTTCCCGAAGGACAGGGCCGTCCGTCAGTGACCCGCGTCCGGGTGCTGGAGCGCTATGACTCCGGCTACACGCAGGTGCTGCTGCGCCTGGAAACCGGGCGGACTCATCAGATCCGCGTCCATATGTCCTGGCTCGGACATCCCGTCGCGGGAGATTCCCTGTACGGCGGCGACGCACCGGAGCTGATCGAACGGCAGGCACTTCACGCCTGGCGGATCCGGTTTCTGCATCCGGTCAGCAGACAGCCCGCCGAGGTCACCGCTCCCCTGCCCGGTGACATGACACGCGCCATTGAGAAGGCCCGGCGGATTCGATAA
- a CDS encoding bifunctional 4-hydroxy-3-methylbut-2-enyl diphosphate reductase/30S ribosomal protein S1 — protein sequence MEIIRAKHSGFCFGVRQAIDTTMKQIGRNAGGRICTCGQLIHNATVTDELAARGVGIINAPEEASAGDTVIVRSHGEPQRFYRTARERGLHVIDATCPFVARIHTLVHDAYARGAHIVIVGDKNHPEVIGINGWCEDTAFIASTAEEASRYPFPDAFVVSQTTLNEKVFDEITGLLQRMGVRLEIQNTICSATRERQQAAAELSERVDAMIVIGGRNSSNTKKLYEICKKNQNKCFFVENNKDLPLKQLQKCNRIGIAAGASTPERVIKEVISTMSENITNENNISMADYMDEIDASLRLPHTGDIVTGKVDQVNDSEVIVNMGCKKDGILTANEVSLEEGQKLTDLFKVGDEVQAKVIKTDDSDGGILLSKKRLEVNEHWNEINEALENKTPIDVKVVKAVKGGVIAVYKEVSGFIPLSQLSNKYVESADEFLGQVLSVKVTRVDQRRGRAVFSHKAVLAEERQKQIDQIWAALSVDDVVEGTVMRFTDYGAFVDLGGIDGLLHISEISWGKLKHPDEVLHIGQKINVKILSMNKEKGKISLGLKQTTPEPWSVIEDNYHVDQIVRGKVVQLKEYGAFVELEPGLDGLVHISEVANKRVANIGDELTVGQMVNARILDIDTERRRISLSIKDAIGEEAEAPAEEAPVEDAPAEEEASPVAEVETAVEKAEHHTPETEEEVVEESAEIGTAEEI from the coding sequence TTGGAAATCATACGAGCGAAACATTCCGGCTTCTGCTTCGGCGTCAGGCAGGCCATCGACACCACGATGAAACAGATCGGCCGGAACGCCGGCGGCCGCATCTGCACCTGCGGCCAGCTGATTCATAACGCCACCGTCACCGACGAGCTCGCCGCCCGGGGCGTCGGCATCATCAACGCGCCGGAGGAGGCGTCGGCCGGCGACACCGTCATCGTCCGGTCCCACGGGGAGCCGCAGCGGTTCTACCGCACGGCCCGCGAACGGGGACTGCACGTCATCGACGCCACCTGTCCCTTTGTCGCCCGGATTCACACGCTGGTTCACGACGCTTATGCGCGGGGCGCTCACATCGTCATCGTCGGCGACAAAAACCATCCCGAGGTCATCGGCATCAACGGCTGGTGCGAGGACACCGCCTTCATCGCCTCGACAGCGGAGGAGGCCTCCCGCTATCCGTTCCCGGACGCGTTCGTCGTAAGCCAGACCACCCTCAACGAAAAGGTGTTCGACGAAATCACCGGACTGCTGCAGCGCATGGGCGTGCGTCTCGAGATACAAAACACGATCTGCAGCGCCACCCGAGAGCGGCAGCAGGCGGCCGCGGAGCTGTCGGAACGCGTGGACGCCATGATTGTAATCGGCGGCAGAAATTCATCGAACACAAAGAAGTTGTACGAGATATGCAAAAAAAATCAAAATAAATGCTTTTTTGTCGAAAATAATAAAGATTTACCGTTGAAACAATTGCAAAAATGTAATAGAATAGGTATTGCGGCGGGTGCCTCGACACCCGAACGTGTTATTAAGGAGGTTATTTCTACAATGAGTGAAAACATCACCAACGAAAACAACATTTCAATGGCAGATTACATGGACGAAATCGATGCATCTTTGAGACTCCCTCACACCGGAGACATCGTCACGGGGAAAGTTGACCAGGTGAACGACAGCGAAGTTATCGTGAACATGGGCTGCAAAAAAGACGGCATTCTCACAGCGAACGAGGTATCGCTTGAGGAAGGTCAGAAGCTGACTGATTTATTCAAGGTGGGCGATGAAGTCCAGGCGAAGGTCATCAAGACAGATGACAGCGACGGAGGTATCCTCCTGTCGAAGAAAAGACTGGAAGTTAACGAGCATTGGAACGAAATCAATGAGGCTCTCGAAAATAAGACACCTATCGACGTCAAGGTTGTCAAAGCTGTTAAAGGCGGCGTAATCGCTGTCTACAAGGAGGTTTCCGGATTCATCCCCCTCTCCCAGCTTTCCAACAAGTATGTGGAGAGCGCCGATGAGTTTCTGGGACAGGTTCTTTCCGTCAAGGTCACCAGAGTGGATCAGAGAAGAGGCCGCGCCGTATTCTCCCACAAGGCGGTTCTGGCGGAGGAGCGGCAGAAGCAGATCGATCAGATCTGGGCTGCTCTCAGCGTGGACGATGTCGTGGAAGGCACCGTCATGAGATTCACCGACTACGGTGCGTTCGTAGATCTGGGCGGAATCGACGGTCTTCTCCACATCTCCGAAATCTCCTGGGGCAAGCTGAAGCATCCTGATGAGGTTCTCCACATCGGACAGAAGATCAACGTCAAGATTCTTTCCATGAACAAAGAAAAAGGCAAGATCTCTCTGGGTCTGAAGCAGACGACTCCGGAGCCCTGGTCCGTCATCGAGGACAATTATCATGTCGATCAGATCGTCAGAGGTAAAGTCGTTCAGCTGAAGGAGTACGGCGCGTTCGTAGAACTGGAGCCGGGTCTGGACGGACTGGTACACATCTCCGAGGTGGCGAACAAGCGTGTCGCGAACATCGGCGATGAGCTCACTGTCGGTCAGATGGTCAATGCCAGAATTCTGGACATCGACACCGAAAGAAGAAGAATCAGCCTCTCCATCAAGGATGCGATCGGCGAAGAAGCCGAAGCTCCTGCGGAGGAAGCGCCGGTGGAAGACGCTCCCGCCGAGGAGGAAGCGTCCCCTGTCGCGGAGGTTGAAACAGCAGTTGAAAAGGCAGAGCATCACACTCCGGAAACCGAAGAGGAGGTCGTGGAGGAATCCGCGGAAATCGGTACAGCCGAGGAGATTTAA